CCCCACATCTTTGACAAGCCAAAGAATCAATAATCACTTCTCCTTCAGAAGGCCCAGCAATGTCTCGTCTTTCAAAGATAATACGACCGCCTTCCACTCGGAAAGACTCTTCTTTTAGGGTGATGGCTTGGAAAGGACAAGTTTCAACACATTGACCACAGTAAACACAATCCTCTCCAATATGAATTGGTGAAGGCATTTCTAATTCAATGCATTCTACTGGACATTCTTTTATGCAAGCTCCACAGCCAATACAAGTGTCTTCACTCACCATTATTTCTCGATGGGGTGAAGTAGCCTGAATGATCTCACAAACATCTCCAATATCAAGTTTATCGCCTACAAGTGCCTTTATCTCAGTTTTAACCAGATTTGTAACATCTTTGCTGAATTCAGGTTCTTCGGTACTGTAACTCACTTCACGGGTGATGTCATTCAGAATAGAATTTATCTTGACACTTTCTTGGGATAATTTTTTGCTTTCCTTCTCCAGGAGTTCCGAAACAATATCCATAGTTTTTATCTTATTATATCTTTCATAGGCTCTTTTACGAGATGAATATCTGATTGCGGTGGAGGGACAAGTGTTCATACACTCCTCACACCTTGCACAGTAAGAAGGATTTATGTAAGGTAATTTACTCATTTTTGCCACATTAATTGCACCCTTGGATGGGCAGACTCTGGTGCAAGTCATACATCCAATGCATTTTTTGTCGTTAACCACAATGGCTTTACCACCAACTACTGAACGAGGGAGAATTTCACCATATTTTATGGCTTCTGTGGGACAAACACGGGAACAATATCCGCAACGAATGCATTTATCTTCATCTATTTCACAATGAGCTTCTTCTTTGCCAGAAGAGATAAAATGAATAGCCCCAGTACGACAAGCATCAACACACGCACCGCACTGTCGACATAATTTAGTGTTAATATTAGGAACATTCTCTCTACGGGGTTTGGATAGGGTAGTTTTCATGCTTATAGCATCATACGGACAGGAATTCCTGCAAAGAACACATCCAAAACATTTATCATCAATTTCTATATGATTATCTGGCAGGACCTCATGAACAGCATTTACTGGGCAGGCTTTAAGACATGGCCTCTCACTGCAAGAAGCACATTTTTCATGGTCAATTTCGTATTCTACTTCCACATCCCGGAGTGGTTTGTAGGCTTTTTTTGTTTCTTTTAATTTTTCAGGGGTATCTGATGCAGTGGGAATTTTAATCAGCTCCTATAGGTAACTGAGATGGTTTAACTGTGACATGAATAACGCCAGTGTCTAGAGACACGGGGTCTAATAGGAATCTGGCAACGAAATAACCTGCCACACCAAATGGACAAGTCTGGTAACAAGTACTGCAGCGGAGACATTTTTCAGCATCTCTTATAACTCTATTTTCTTCTTCATTATAGGTTATGGCTCCGGATGGACATTCATTGACACATAATTGGCAATGTTTGCATTTTTCATCATCCCATGTGACTATGCGCAGTTTCAGCCGGTCAGTGATTTTCTGGAATATATCCAGAATTATATCATCGTCTGAGAGTATGGATCTGGCACGTTCTACCAATTCGCCTATGTCAAAATCAAATCTATAAATCTCATCCTCTTGTAAATGAGTGATGTCATCTCTTTTTTCTTCTATACTCTCTTCAAGAGAGTTAACAATGATTTTGATAATATCTTTTTGTTCCTGAACATGGTCAATGTAGATTCCCTTTATTGCCCCTTTCACTGGACAACTATCTAGACAATCTCCACAAGCAATACACTTGGATTGATCGATGACAATTTTATTATCTTCCTCAACAATAGCACCTTCAACCTGACAAGCCTTTAAACACTTTTTGCATCGGATACAAAGATAATCATCAATAACAAACATCTTTTCCGTGGGCAAAATTGTGAAATCTTCACGGATAAGATGGTTCTCACCACAAGTAAGTGTTTTCGGATCAGTTGGGCACACTTCTGCACAGAATCCGCAGCGAATACAACCTCGGTTATTTATAACAGGGTATGTTTGCCCTTCTTCCTCAGCATTATCTTCACTTCTAACAAGTTTAATAGCATGAGGTGCGGGACACGCTGCAATACATGCTCCACACGCTATACAATACTCTGGGAAAACTTGGGGAAAATCACGGAAACGTTCAGGTGCTTCCACAATTTCAGCATTAGTTTTAGCTACAGCGAAACTTTCAGCCCATGATTTTCGGGCAAATTCATAAAGATACCAGATTACTGATGACATAGGCATCAACTTTTTCTTGGAAAATATATTTTCTAATTTAATTATTCAAATTCGTCAGTTTTTTTTTAGATTTACTATTATTGGAGATATTTAACTGTATGAAGTCCATCAAACTCCTTTTTTTCTCCTTTTTCATTAAGAATTATCACTCTTTCAGTACAAGCTACACATGGGTCGACACTGGCATAAGTAGCCACTGCATCAGCAACTGTTGCAACATCTTGTAACATGTACTTTCCACAAACATCGATGTTCATGATACTGGGCGTTCTAATGGAGATGTTTTGTATGAGGTTTCCATTAGTCTCAGCCATGTAAGCAACTTCTCCTCGTGGTGCTTCATTTCTCCAATCAGCGTATCCGGCTGGGATCGTTATTTTTTTACGTACATCTCCCGGGGGTATGTTTTCTATAACTTGTTTGATAATTTTGATGGATTCTGTGATTTCATCAAAACGGTTCATAGTCCGGGCGTAATTGTCCCCTTCTTTTCTCCAGATAACTTTCCAGTCAAATTCATCCTTATAGGTATGATGTTCCTCACGAACATCATGTTTGAGGCCGGAACCTCTTCCGATTGGTCCAACAGCACGACCTTTAATTGCATCTTTCTTGCTCATTTTGCCCACATCTTTTGATCTGAGGGCTAAAAGTGGACCTTCCTCGAACATTTCAACATATTTATCGTATTCTTCTTCTAAATTTTTAATTATCTGATATATGCTGTTAAGGTGTTTTTCTTCAGCGTCCATTCGAACGCCCCCCACAACATTCCAGCCCATATTCACACGGTTACCTGTCAATAACTCAATAGCATCCATTATGGGTTCTCGCAAGTGTAACATGTACATAAACAAGGTTTCGTGCTCAATAGCCTTAAAGTAAGTTGAGTTAGCAATAAAGTGACTTTGTATTCTATCCAGTTCATTGGTTAGGGATCTTAAGTATTGTGCTCTTAATGGAACTCTTTCCCCTGCGATTTTTTCAAAGGTCTCTGCGAATGTCTGGGTGTGAATATAAGAACATATTCCACACACTCTCTCTGAGAGATATATGCCTTTTTGCCATGTTTTTCCTGTCATTACTCTTTCTATGCCACGATGAACATATCCAAAATCGATCTCTGCACTAATAACTTTTTCACCTTGTGTTTCAAGCTTTAAACGTACAGGTTCCTTTAATCCGGGGTGTATAGGTCCTATTGGAAGTATCATGGTTTCTGCCTCCCTTTGGCTGCAATGGCATCTGGCCCCACTGCCAAGATTGCTGCTAAAATTTCTGCAGGTCGTGGAGGACAACCTGGTATTTCCGCATCCACTGGTATGAAATCTGATACTGGGGCATAAACGCTTGATCCTTCTTGGTTAAACACATCTCCAGTCAGTGGGCAGTTTCCGATTGCCACCACAACTTTAGGTTCCGGTGCTTTAGAATAAATTCTTTGCAAGTTTTCTTTCCATTGCTCACAAACTGCTCCAGTAATTAGTAACACATCAGCTTCACGGGGGTTGTTATGCACGTATATTCCATATTGTTCTAAGTCGTATCGAGGTGATAATAGGGCTACCACTTCAATATCGCAGCCATTACATCCTCCAGTGTTAATAAGACATACATGAATTGAACTTTTCCTTACAACATCTTTAAGGGCATCTAACATTGCTTTACCTCTATTTATCTCATTAAATATTCCAGTAAATCTTTCCTACCATCTTCAATGGCTTCTTCATATGATTTTCCTTGGGTTAAAATTTCATATGCAAGTTTATTTTTGATCTTTTCAGTTTGTTCATTGGTTAATATGTTCATAACATCAGAAAGCCAGCACAATTTTAAATCAGCATGCACTTTTTCTTTAATACAGTAATGTTGGGATGATTCATAACGAGC
This genomic window from Methanobacterium sp. contains:
- a CDS encoding 4Fe-4S binding protein, with translation MPTASDTPEKLKETKKAYKPLRDVEVEYEIDHEKCASCSERPCLKACPVNAVHEVLPDNHIEIDDKCFGCVLCRNSCPYDAISMKTTLSKPRRENVPNINTKLCRQCGACVDACRTGAIHFISSGKEEAHCEIDEDKCIRCGYCSRVCPTEAIKYGEILPRSVVGGKAIVVNDKKCIGCMTCTRVCPSKGAINVAKMSKLPYINPSYCARCEECMNTCPSTAIRYSSRKRAYERYNKIKTMDIVSELLEKESKKLSQESVKINSILNDITREVSYSTEEPEFSKDVTNLVKTEIKALVGDKLDIGDVCEIIQATSPHREIMVSEDTCIGCGACIKECPVECIELEMPSPIHIGEDCVYCGQCVETCPFQAITLKEESFRVEGGRIIFERRDIAGPSEGEVIIDSLACQRCGVCVNKCPVDAMTLENDEVKVDHDKCIFCGECQRICPTRAVELRPKDT
- a CDS encoding 4Fe-4S binding protein translates to MSSVIWYLYEFARKSWAESFAVAKTNAEIVEAPERFRDFPQVFPEYCIACGACIAACPAPHAIKLVRSEDNAEEEGQTYPVINNRGCIRCGFCAEVCPTDPKTLTCGENHLIREDFTILPTEKMFVIDDYLCIRCKKCLKACQVEGAIVEEDNKIVIDQSKCIACGDCLDSCPVKGAIKGIYIDHVQEQKDIIKIIVNSLEESIEEKRDDITHLQEDEIYRFDFDIGELVERARSILSDDDIILDIFQKITDRLKLRIVTWDDEKCKHCQLCVNECPSGAITYNEEENRVIRDAEKCLRCSTCYQTCPFGVAGYFVARFLLDPVSLDTGVIHVTVKPSQLPIGAD
- a CDS encoding NADH-quinone oxidoreductase subunit B family protein gives rise to the protein MLDALKDVVRKSSIHVCLINTGGCNGCDIEVVALLSPRYDLEQYGIYVHNNPREADVLLITGAVCEQWKENLQRIYSKAPEPKVVVAIGNCPLTGDVFNQEGSSVYAPVSDFIPVDAEIPGCPPRPAEILAAILAVGPDAIAAKGRQKP
- a CDS encoding DUF1959 domain-containing protein, with the protein product MKMRIIDSYRWRVDIIEPFSKEFGISEEDFKEMLIKRLDMASLEALHARYESSQHYCIKEKVHADLKLCWLSDVMNILTNEQTEKIKNKLAYEILTQGKSYEEAIEDGRKDLLEYLMR